The sequence below is a genomic window from Draconibacterium halophilum.
AACGCAATCCCAGGTCTCCGGGTTGCAGTTCAACCCCCATGCTGGCAGCTTCAAGCACTCCCCTGCCTTCAAAAACCTTTTCAACATTGTATCCCAAAACAGCCATATTAGCAATCTCACTGCCCGGATGCATACTTTCGGGTACGGTTTTTAATAAGCCTGACTGACCGTTTTTTGCCAACCAATCGATGTGTGGCTTATTGGCCATTTGAAGCGGAGTTTTTCCGCCATATGCTGCGAGTGGCTCGTCCGACATACCATCGCCAAGTATAATTATGTGTTTCATTTTATTCAGAAAATAGTAGAAGAGCGATGTCAGGAGACAGCAGTTAACAACCGATCTTCAAAGTTTTTACACTGTTTTTTTATCAAAGCCTTTAATGGCAAAATTGTTCTAAATGTTCGACACTTTTATTAAATCCGCAAAAACACCGGCGGCGGTTACCGAAGCTCCGGCTCCGTAGCCTTTAATCAGCATCGGAAATTCCTGGTAGCGCTCGGTTGTGTACATCACCAGATTGTTACTTCCTTCAAGGTCGTAAAACGGATGAGATGAATCTACCTCTTGCAATCCGGCTTCGGCTTTACCGTTTTCGAATTTAGCCACAAAACGCCACTTTTTATTTTCAATTACCAGCCTTTTTCGTTCCGTTTCAAACTTGGCATCCAGTTCCTGTACTCCCGTCCAAAACTCGTCAAGACTACCGGCAAAAAGTTCTTCGGGGACAAAACGGTTGATTGAAATATCATCCATTTCAATACGATATCCCGACTCTCGGGCAAGAATCAGAATTTTACGCGCCACATCAACACCACTTAAGTCGACACGGGGATCGGGTTCAGAATATCCTTCTTCCTTGGCCAGTTTAATGGTTTTACTCAATGGAATTTCTGTTGAAATTGTATTAAAAATATAGTTCAGTGTACCTGAAAGAACCGCTTCAATTCTTAAAACCTTATCGCCTGAATTTACCAGATCGTTCAATGTATTTATAATTGGGAGTCCCGCACCAACATTGGTTTCAAAAAGGAATTTTACACCTTTCTTTTTGGCGATTTTCTTCAGTTCGGCGTAGTTGTCGTACTCCGATGAAGCCGCCACTTTATTGGCGGTAACAATGGAAACATTTGAGCTTAAAATATCTTTGTAAAGGTCGGCAACTTCATCGTTGGCAGTACAATCCACAAACACCGAGTTATAAATGTTCATGTCCTTTATTTCGTCAACAAAGCCTTGCAGCGAAGATTTGTTCTCCGAAGCATCGAGTTGTGCCTTAAAAGTCTCTATTTCAATCCCATCACGGTTGAAAAGCATTTTTTTAGAATTGGCTATTCCGGTTAACTTCAATCGTAAATGATTTTCTTTTAAAAGACGCTCCTGCTGTTGTTTTAACTGATCGAGTAAATTCCCTCCAACAGTACCTATTCCCATCAGGAAAATATTCAACTCCACATTCTCCGACAGGAAGAAAGATTCGTGCACCACATTAAGAGTTTTCCGCAGGTCTTCATTTTTAACTACCCACGAAATATTTAACTCCGAAGCCCCCTGCGCGATAGCAATAATATTGACACCACTTTTCCCCATGGTGGAGAATAGCTTTCCGGCAATACCGGTGGTGTGTTTCATATTCCCCCCAACAATAGCAACAACAGAAACACCACTCTCGAGCTCAATTTTATTTACCTGTCCACCCGAAATCTCTTTTTCAAATTCTTCGCGAATTGCAGCTTCTGCTACATCAAGCGCTTTTTCTTCAATGGCCACACTAATTGAATTCTCAGAAGAAGCCTGTGAGATCAGAATCACATTTACATTCACTTTAGCCAGCGCAGTAAATAAACGCATTGAAATACCTGTGACACCAACCATCCCAATCCCTTGCAAAGTAACCAGTGTAATTCCGGAAATAGATGAAATACCTTTAATCGGCCGATCAAATCCATTTCTTACACCTTTAACGATCTTGGTTCCGGAGTTTTCAGGATCAAAAGTATTTTTAATCTGAATTGGAATTCCCTTTTGGTAAACCGGAAGAATTGTTGGTGGATAAATTACTTTGGCACCAAAATGCGAAAGCTCCATTGCCTCCGAGTATGAAATCTCGGGAATGGTATATGCTTTGCGAATAACACGCGGATCGGCAGTCATAAATCCGTTTACATCAGTCCAGATTTCCAGAATTTGAACATCGAGGGCTGCAGCAAGAATAGATGCAGTAAAATCGGAACCACCACGACCAAGCGTGGTAAATTCGCCTTTCGCATTTTTTGAAATAAAACCGGGTACAACTGCTGCTCCTTTAAAACCTGCAAAAGTTTCCTGAATTTTGATGTTGGTCACTTCAAAATCAACAGTTGCTTTGCCAAAGTTGCTATCAGTTTGAATAAATTCGGAAGAATCTTTTCTGGGACAACCAATAAATTCAGCAACAATATGTGACGAAATACGCTCGCCAAGACCAGCAATACGGTCGAGTGTTTTTGTTGTTAACTCGCCCACCAAAGTAATACCGGTAAGCAATTTCTCCAATTCGTCGAGCAAGGCATCAACATTATCTTTTACCGCCCCGATCCGTTAAAAAGTTCGCGAATAGTATCATCGTGTATTCTCTTGATTTCCGTAAATTCCGTATGAAAGTCGCCTGTACCTGAGGCAGCATTGTGAGCTGCCATTAGAATTTTATCGGTTATACCGCCAAGAGCGGAAACTACCACAACAACATCGTCATTCTGGTTGAGGACAATGTCCTTTACTCGTTTAATGTTTGCGGCGGAACCTACGGATGTTCCACCAAACTTCAACACTTTCATACGGGATATTTTATAAATTAATAGTTGTAAAAATTACTCAATCTTTGTCTGTCTAATAAAAAAAAACGGATGAATCGACAGAATCAATTCACCCGGTATATTCTGTCTATATCAGTTTTATCTATTCTGTGGTTGTGGGTCCGGTAATGGCTTCAATAATTTTCGTTTCCAACTCCTGAGCCAGCTCGGGATTATCAAGAATCAAACTACGCACTGTTTCGCGTCCCTGACCCAATTTTGTTTCGCCATAGCTAAACCACGATCCACTCTTTTTTATAATATTATACTGAACGCCCAAATCAATAATTTCGCCTGATTTAGAAATTCCTTCGCCATACATAATATCAAATTCAGCTTTGCGGAATGGCGGTGCCACTTTGTTTTTCACCACTTTCACACGAACGTGGTTACCACTCACCTCATCACCATCTTTAACCTGGCCAATTCGGCGAATATCCAACCGCACCGATGCATAAAATTTAAGTGCGTTACCACCGGTAGTAGTTTCAGGATTACCGAACATTACACCAATTTTTTCGCGCAACTGGTTAATAAAAATGCAACAGGTTTTTGTTCTGTTAATGTTGGCCGTAAGTTTACGCAGTGCCTGCGACATCAAACGTGCCTGAAGCCCCATTTTTGAGTCTCCCATTTCGCCTTCCAATTCCGCTTTTGGTGTTAATGCTGCCACCGAGTCGATTACAACAATATCCAAAGCTCCTGAACGAATCAGGTTATCAGTAATTTCCAATGCCTGCTCGCCGTTGTCGGGTTGCGAAATTAAAAGCTCGTCGATATCAACCCCCAGTTTACGTGCATAATATGGATCAAAAGCGTGCTCGGCATCAACCATCGCTGCAATTCCACCGGCTTTTTGAGCCTCTGCAATTGCATGGATTGCCAAGGTTGTTTTACCTGATGATTCAGGACCATAAATCTCAACTACACGGCCCTTTGGAAATCCGCCTACACCTAATGCCACATCAAGCGCAATCGATCCGGATGAAATAGCGGGGACATCTTCGTCGGCCCGATCGCCCATACGCATTATCGAGCCTTTTCCATAGCTCTTTTCAATTTTATCCATTGTCAGCTGAAGTGCTTTCAGCTTTTCTTTGTTCATTTCAGCTCTCTCCTCTTTTGTCATGTTCAGCTTAGGTTATAGATTTAATGATTCAATTATTTGATTGGTGTGGTCTTTCGTTTTTACTTTTTCAAAAATATCGACGATTACGCCCTCTTCATCAATTACAAAGGTTTTACGCAATACGCCCATGTATTCTCTGCCATAGTTTTTCTTCAAACCCCACGCGCCAAATGCCTGCAGAATTTCTTTTTCGGTATCGGCAATAAGGTCGAATTTAAAGCCAAATTTTTCAATAAATTTCTGATGCGATTTTTCACTATCGGGGCTCACTCCCACTACTTCAAAACCCTTTTCCAACCACGCGTCGTAGTTGTCGTTTAAATTACACGATTCGGCCGTACAACCGGGAGTATTGTCTTTCGGATAGAAATAAAGTATCAGTTTTTTGCCGGCAAAATCCTTTAGTGCGATCTTCTCTCCATTTTGATTTTTACCTTCAAATTCCGGTGCCTTATCTCCAACTTTTAAATCTGCCATGTCTTACGAATTAATCAATTTTACAAATATAGTTTAATAAATGATAAATTTCAGTTCTATTCTTTATCTTAGCTGCTACTTCAGTTTAATTTAATCTCTGAAAAAATACATTTTTTTGTAGATTTACATGCACAAAAAAGAACGGGTTTTTACTATGATTTTTAGAAAGCTAACAGCACTACTAACAATACTCTCTGTTTTTTTGTTTGCATCCAACAACATTTTTGGAGGCAACCAGGAAAATCTGCTTACACAAGCCATTCATTTGTATGAAGAAGGCAAGTTTGCTGATGCCGAGCTCATTCTTAAAAAGCTACTGGATGAAAACCCTGACCACCTGATGGTTAATTACTATTATGGTGCCTGCCGCACTGAAAACGGTCATTACGGCACCAACGAAATCATTTCCCTGCTGAATGGAAGCTTGGGTGAATCTCCATTAAAAACCGATTATTATATTGCCGTTCAGTACCACGCAAAAAACCGCTGGGACGAGGCATTAAAACACTATAATTTATTCAAAGAAAAAACCGATAATACAACGGCTCAAGAAGTTGGTCTTGCTGAAAAAATGCAGATGTGCCGCGATAAAATTAATCCGTTTGCGCAACATGAAGAAGAGGTAATTGAAACTGCTGAAACGGATATGCTGCCAACAGCAGTGCCACGCGAATCGGAACCCGAATCATTTAACCCGGTTATTGGCGAAACAGCAATTGCAGCAGAAGCAACTGATTCAACAGAAAGTTTTACCACAATCGATTCAGTTTTAACTGACTCAACAATTATCGACTCAACCGTAGCTGAACCGGAAGCTATTGAAGAACAAATTGCAGTATTAGCAGAGCCGATAAATTTCGTCGTTAATGCAGAGATCACTTATCCCGACACTACTTTTTTCAAAACTAAAAAAGGATTAAAATTATACACAGAGGGAAGGGCCAAACAAGAAGAGCTGGAGCAAACAATTAGCGAAACCGATGAACTCCGAAAAAAATATGGCTCCGCAACGTCATATACCGAGCGGCAAACCTTGGGCAAACAAATTCTTGATAAAGAGATAAATATTTTTCAACTCCGTGAAGCTTCAGAGGAATTGCTGCTAAAATCGCAACAGAAAGAAAATGCCTACTGGCAAAGTGCTTCCTACGAAGAAAAACAGGCATTCCACAAACAGGCTGATGAATATTTAGCTGCTTATAATGCCAGTTCAACTCCGGAAGAACCGGATTCTATTATTCTGGTGGCACCGTCAATTGCTACTACAAAGCGAAGCTCAACAAACGAAAACGACCAAACGCCCGAAGATGAATTGATATACAAGATACAACTAGGCGCATACAGCCGCGGTTTACCGGCCTATGTAAAACGATTATTCGACAAGTTATCTTATATTCGTAAAATTGAAAATTACACCGACGAAAATGGCATTGTTGTGTACACAACCGGAAACCTTACGAACTATGGTGATGCAGTAAAAATGCAGGAACAAGTGCGCCGGGAAGGTATAGAAGATGCCTATGTTGTACCGTATTTTAACGGAAAAAGAATAACTTTGAATGAAGCAAAAGAAATTACAAACGACAAATGACGCAGAAAGAGACTAAAAAAATCCAAAAAGATGATTTTAGAGAAGGAGTTGTTGAAGAGAATTTCCTGACTTTGCATAACGACGATGTACACTCGTTCGACTATGTGATTGACGCTTTGATTGATGTTTGCAGCCATGGTTACGAGCAGGCCACGCAATGTACTATGCTGGTTCATTACAAAGGCAAATGCGATGTAAAAAAAGGAGCATTTGATGCACTAAAACCATTGAAAGATGCACTAATCGAGCGCGAATTAAACGCAACTATTGATTAAAACATATGAGCATTCTTGCTATTATTTTGCTTATTCTTCTCGGCCTGATACTGCTACTCATCGAGTTTGCAGTGATCCCCGGAGTTACCATCGCCGGAATTGGCGGTTTTCTTCTTTTAGGAGGAGCAGTGTATGTGGCGTTTGCCGAATACGGAGTACTTCCCGGTTTTATAACTCTTGCCATTGTACTCATCCTTGCCCCTGCAATGATTTACTACTTTTTCAAATCGCGAACAGGAAAAAAGATGATTCTGGAAAAAAACATCGATGGAAAATTAGAGCTTATTAATAAGGAAAAAATTGTTGTTGGCGATACAGGCAAATCAATTGGCCGGCTTGCTCCAATGGGCAAAATAAAAGTTAACGGAGAAATAGTTGAAGCTCAATCCACCGGATCATTTATCGATCACAATACCGAAATAAAAATTCTAAAAATAGATTTCAATAAAATTATCGTTGAACCTTTAAAGAAATAAAAATATGGTAGAAGCATTAGGTGCCTGGGGATTAATCATCGGGTCAATCGTTTTACTTTTTATAATCCTTTATTTTATCCCGATAGGATTATGGTTTTCAGCATTGGTATCAGGCGTACGAATCTCGCTGATCCAATTATTTTTAATGCGTTTCAGAAAAGTTCCTCCGGGAGTGATTGTTCGCGCAATGATTGAAGGGGCCAAGGCCGATGTTGATTTAAGTCGCGATGCCCTGGAAGCGCATTACCTGGCTGGTGGCCACGTGGCAAGAGTTGTTCATGCGTTGGTATCTGCAGCAAAAGCAAATATTGAGTTGCCTTTTAATATGGCTACAGCAATTGATCTGGCAGGCCGCGATGTTTTTGAAGCCGTTCAGATGTCGGTGAATCCGAAAGTAATTAACACACCTCCTGTAACTGCTGTTTCAAAAGACGGTATTCAGCTGATTGCAAAAGCCAGGGTAACCGTTCGCGCCAACATTAAGCAATTGGTAGGTGGTGCAGGA
It includes:
- the thrA gene encoding bifunctional aspartate kinase/homoserine dehydrogenase I, translating into MLDELEKLLTGITLVGELTTKTLDRIAGLGERISSHIVAEFIGCPRKDSSEFIQTDSNFGKATVDFEVTNIKIQETFAGFKGAAVVPGFISKNAKGEFTTLGRGGSDFTASILAAALDVQILEIWTDVNGFMTADPRVIRKAYTIPEISYSEAMELSHFGAKVIYPPTILPVYQKGIPIQIKNTFDPENSGTKIVKGVRNGFDRPIKGISSISGITLVTLQGIGMVGVTGISMRLFTALAKVNVNVILISQASSENSISVAIEEKALDVAEAAIREEFEKEISGGQVNKIELESGVSVVAIVGGNMKHTTGIAGKLFSTMGKSGVNIIAIAQGASELNISWVVKNEDLRKTLNVVHESFFLSENVELNIFLMGIGTVGGNLLDQLKQQQERLLKENHLRLKLTGIANSKKMLFNRDGIEIETFKAQLDASENKSSLQGFVDEIKDMNIYNSVFVDCTANDEVADLYKDILSSNVSIVTANKVAASSEYDNYAELKKIAKKKGVKFLFETNVGAGLPIINTLNDLVNSGDKVLRIEAVLSGTLNYIFNTISTEIPLSKTIKLAKEEGYSEPDPRVDLSGVDVARKILILARESGYRIEMDDISINRFVPEELFAGSLDEFWTGVQELDAKFETERKRLVIENKKWRFVAKFENGKAEAGLQEVDSSHPFYDLEGSNNLVMYTTERYQEFPMLIKGYGAGASVTAAGVFADLIKVSNI
- a CDS encoding amino acid kinase family protein; the protein is MKVLKFGGTSVGSAANIKRVKDIVLNQNDDVVVVVSALGGITDKILMAAHNAASGTGDFHTEFTEIKRIHDDTIRELFNGSGR
- the recA gene encoding recombinase RecA, translated to MTKEERAEMNKEKLKALQLTMDKIEKSYGKGSIMRMGDRADEDVPAISSGSIALDVALGVGGFPKGRVVEIYGPESSGKTTLAIHAIAEAQKAGGIAAMVDAEHAFDPYYARKLGVDIDELLISQPDNGEQALEITDNLIRSGALDIVVIDSVAALTPKAELEGEMGDSKMGLQARLMSQALRKLTANINRTKTCCIFINQLREKIGVMFGNPETTTGGNALKFYASVRLDIRRIGQVKDGDEVSGNHVRVKVVKNKVAPPFRKAEFDIMYGEGISKSGEIIDLGVQYNIIKKSGSWFSYGETKLGQGRETVRSLILDNPELAQELETKIIEAITGPTTTE
- the bcp gene encoding thioredoxin-dependent thiol peroxidase, with translation MADLKVGDKAPEFEGKNQNGEKIALKDFAGKKLILYFYPKDNTPGCTAESCNLNDNYDAWLEKGFEVVGVSPDSEKSHQKFIEKFGFKFDLIADTEKEILQAFGAWGLKKNYGREYMGVLRKTFVIDEEGVIVDIFEKVKTKDHTNQIIESLNL
- a CDS encoding tetratricopeptide repeat protein, whose product is MIFRKLTALLTILSVFLFASNNIFGGNQENLLTQAIHLYEEGKFADAELILKKLLDENPDHLMVNYYYGACRTENGHYGTNEIISLLNGSLGESPLKTDYYIAVQYHAKNRWDEALKHYNLFKEKTDNTTAQEVGLAEKMQMCRDKINPFAQHEEEVIETAETDMLPTAVPRESEPESFNPVIGETAIAAEATDSTESFTTIDSVLTDSTIIDSTVAEPEAIEEQIAVLAEPINFVVNAEITYPDTTFFKTKKGLKLYTEGRAKQEELEQTISETDELRKKYGSATSYTERQTLGKQILDKEINIFQLREASEELLLKSQQKENAYWQSASYEEKQAFHKQADEYLAAYNASSTPEEPDSIILVAPSIATTKRSSTNENDQTPEDELIYKIQLGAYSRGLPAYVKRLFDKLSYIRKIENYTDENGIVVYTTGNLTNYGDAVKMQEQVRREGIEDAYVVPYFNGKRITLNEAKEITNDK
- a CDS encoding ATP-dependent Clp protease adaptor ClpS, producing the protein MTQKETKKIQKDDFREGVVEENFLTLHNDDVHSFDYVIDALIDVCSHGYEQATQCTMLVHYKGKCDVKKGAFDALKPLKDALIERELNATID
- a CDS encoding NfeD family protein codes for the protein MSILAIILLILLGLILLLIEFAVIPGVTIAGIGGFLLLGGAVYVAFAEYGVLPGFITLAIVLILAPAMIYYFFKSRTGKKMILEKNIDGKLELINKEKIVVGDTGKSIGRLAPMGKIKVNGEIVEAQSTGSFIDHNTEIKILKIDFNKIIVEPLKK
- the floA gene encoding flotillin-like protein FloA (flotillin-like protein involved in membrane lipid rafts); this encodes MVEALGAWGLIIGSIVLLFIILYFIPIGLWFSALVSGVRISLIQLFLMRFRKVPPGVIVRAMIEGAKADVDLSRDALEAHYLAGGHVARVVHALVSAAKANIELPFNMATAIDLAGRDVFEAVQMSVNPKVINTPPVTAVSKDGIQLIAKARVTVRANIKQLVGGAGEETVLARVGEGIVSSIGSSHSHKAVLENPDFISRVVLEKGLDAGTAFEILSIDIADIDIGKNIGAVLQMDQAGADKNIAQAKAEERRAMAIALEQEMIAKAQEARAKVIEAEVQVPLAIAEAFRSGNLGIMDYMKYKNIMADTTMRESIADDDKSKTTDEDE